A single window of Actinoallomurus bryophytorum DNA harbors:
- a CDS encoding GrpB family protein: protein MPSTPDGPDPDLVSDEELQRLTVGEVRPHNAPIALHEYDPEWPLLFDREADRIRAVLGEKALRIEHVGSTSVPGLVAKPIIDVLLVVPDSADEPSYVPAMEAAGYVLRIREPDWFDHRLFKGPDTSINLHVFGVGASEIDRMLVFRDRLRSSDADRELYARTKRELSQRTWRHVQHYADAKTQVVQEITRRGERG from the coding sequence ATGCCATCGACGCCTGACGGACCCGACCCAGATCTGGTCAGCGATGAAGAACTGCAAAGGTTGACGGTCGGTGAGGTCAGACCGCACAACGCACCGATCGCTCTTCACGAGTACGACCCCGAATGGCCTCTGCTCTTCGATCGCGAGGCGGACCGCATTCGCGCGGTGCTCGGGGAAAAGGCGCTGCGGATCGAGCACGTCGGCTCGACCTCCGTACCCGGGCTGGTCGCCAAGCCCATCATCGACGTGCTGCTCGTCGTGCCGGACTCCGCCGACGAGCCTTCGTACGTGCCCGCGATGGAGGCGGCCGGGTACGTCCTGCGTATCCGGGAGCCGGATTGGTTCGACCATCGCCTCTTCAAGGGCCCGGACACCAGCATCAACCTGCACGTGTTCGGCGTCGGCGCCTCGGAGATCGACCGGATGCTGGTCTTCCGCGACCGGCTGCGTTCCAGCGACGCCGACCGGGAACTCTACGCGCGTACCAAGCGTGAGCTCTCTCAGCGCACGTGGCGGCACGTGCAGCACTACGCCGACGCCAAGACCCAGGTGGTCCAGGAGATCACGCGGCGCGGCGAGCGCGGGTAG
- a CDS encoding alpha/beta fold hydrolase, whose product MSPFAPATEITHRLVPSPAGRIHLVEQGSGPLVLLVHGFPESWYSWRHQMPVLAAAGHRAVAVDVRGYGRSSRPEDVAAYRMLDLVEDNVAVVHALGERTAVIVGHDWGATIAANSALVRPDVFRAVGLLSVPYAPRGGPRPSEVFARMGGAEEFYVSYFQEPGRAEAEIEPDVRGWLAGFYAALSADTMPPAGAPDPHFTSEGGTLRDRFPTGRLPGWLTEDDLDVYAAEFERTGMSGALARYRNMDRDWEDLADFDGSPITQPSVFAGGALDASTVWMADAIKAYPATLPGLVSSHILDGCGHWIQQERHEEVGRILTDWLASLPA is encoded by the coding sequence ATGTCACCTTTCGCTCCGGCCACGGAGATCACCCACCGGCTGGTCCCCTCTCCCGCCGGCCGCATCCACCTGGTCGAGCAGGGGTCGGGACCGCTGGTGCTGCTCGTGCACGGATTCCCCGAGTCCTGGTACTCCTGGCGCCATCAGATGCCGGTACTGGCCGCGGCCGGCCACCGGGCCGTCGCCGTGGACGTTCGTGGCTACGGCCGTTCCTCCAGACCCGAAGACGTAGCCGCGTACCGGATGCTGGACCTGGTCGAGGACAACGTCGCCGTGGTGCATGCCCTTGGCGAGCGGACGGCCGTGATCGTGGGCCATGACTGGGGTGCGACCATCGCCGCCAACTCCGCCCTGGTCAGGCCAGATGTCTTCCGCGCGGTGGGGCTGCTGAGCGTGCCGTACGCCCCGCGCGGCGGACCACGGCCCAGCGAGGTCTTCGCGCGGATGGGCGGGGCGGAGGAGTTCTACGTGAGCTACTTCCAGGAGCCGGGCCGTGCCGAGGCGGAGATCGAACCGGACGTCCGCGGCTGGCTAGCCGGCTTCTACGCCGCCCTGTCCGCCGACACCATGCCCCCCGCCGGTGCCCCTGACCCGCACTTCACCTCCGAGGGCGGAACACTGCGCGACCGCTTCCCCACCGGCCGGCTACCCGGCTGGCTCACCGAGGACGACCTGGACGTCTACGCGGCAGAGTTCGAACGGACCGGCATGAGCGGGGCGCTGGCCCGCTACCGGAACATGGACCGGGACTGGGAGGACCTGGCCGACTTCGACGGCTCCCCCATCACCCAGCCGTCCGTGTTCGCCGGCGGTGCGCTGGACGCCTCCACCGTCTGGATGGCCGACGCCATCAAGGCATACCCGGCAACCCTGCCGGGCTTGGTCTCCTCACACATCCTCGACGGCTGCGGCCACTGGATCCAGCAGG